A genome region from Nocardiopsis exhalans includes the following:
- a CDS encoding GntR family transcriptional regulator translates to MAPESSPAPTAPSLTERAYEQLKSRIMDLELPPGHRITERDAAAELGVSRVPLREALRLLEAEGLIVLVPRQGAMVASWSREDVVRLFEVREELETLAARLAATRRTDADLRLMRELLDDAARALAACDDAATAAANAGFHRAVLAACGNPLLQQMMAPLNSRVQWLFHLTKHRDTREQREEHVRLYELLRARDSEGAAELYRAHIAAGLEPTLAIADAWECFDPVDVTRTRSRGRK, encoded by the coding sequence ATGGCGCCCGAGTCCTCCCCTGCCCCGACCGCCCCGTCCCTGACCGAACGGGCCTACGAGCAGCTCAAGTCACGCATCATGGACCTGGAGCTGCCCCCCGGGCACCGCATCACCGAGCGGGACGCGGCCGCCGAGCTCGGTGTCTCCCGGGTGCCCCTGCGCGAGGCGCTGCGGCTGCTGGAGGCCGAGGGCCTCATCGTCCTCGTCCCGCGGCAGGGCGCCATGGTGGCCAGCTGGTCGCGCGAGGACGTCGTGCGCCTGTTCGAGGTCCGCGAGGAGCTGGAGACACTGGCCGCCCGCCTGGCCGCCACCCGGCGCACCGACGCCGACCTGCGCCTGATGCGTGAACTCCTCGATGACGCCGCCCGCGCGCTCGCCGCCTGTGACGACGCCGCGACCGCCGCCGCCAACGCGGGCTTCCACCGCGCCGTACTCGCGGCCTGTGGCAACCCCCTGCTCCAGCAGATGATGGCCCCGCTCAACTCCCGCGTGCAGTGGCTCTTCCACCTCACCAAGCACCGCGACACCCGCGAGCAGCGCGAGGAGCACGTCCGGCTGTACGAGCTGCTCCGGGCCCGCGACAGCGAGGGCGCCGCCGAGCTCTACCGCGCGCACATCGCCGCCGGGCTCGAACCCACGCTGGCCATCGCCGATGCCTGGGAGTGCTTCGACCCGGTGGACGTCACACGCACCCGCTCCCGCGGCCGCAAGTAA
- a CDS encoding thioredoxin domain-containing protein → MPNRLSDATSPYLLQHADNPVEWWPWGEEAFAEARRRDVPVLISVGYAACHWCHVMAHESFEDLATASRMNALFVNIKVDREERPDVDAVYMEATQAMTGQGGWPMTVFATPDGAPFYCGTYFPRDHFQRLCEGVAAAWRDKRADLLDQGKRVVEALGAPRRLATSPPPTAADLDLAVQALIRDYDAVNGGYGDEPKFPPSMLLSFLIAQHERTFPFQSADEATPAALMAGGTAVAMARGGMYDQIGGGFARYSVDSGWVVPHFEKMLYDNALLLRAYTRLARRPVGTDPAEAGERALLLRVAQETADWILRDLRTPEGGFASALDADSEGEEGTYYVWTPAQLTEVLGEEDGAWAAHLFGVGEQGTFERGSSVLQLREDPDDPERYDRVRAALLAAREDRVPPARDDKVVASWNGLAIAALAEAGALLERPAWIRAARETADLVLGTHLRYGRLVRTSRDGRPGPSAGVLEDYANLAEGLIALHGVTGEARYVREAGGLLDTVLEHFGDGEGGFYDTADDAEKLFSRPQDPTDNATPSGRFAAASALLSYAALTGSERHRNAAEGALSVVPLLAEKAPRFAGWGLATGEALLTGPRAVAVVGEPGVPETEELVRTVLRWAPLGTVLSRGDGAESGGVPLLEHRTPLEGKPTAYVCEGFVCKLPVTTPEDLRAQLTAD, encoded by the coding sequence ATGCCCAATCGCCTGAGCGACGCGACCAGCCCTTACCTGTTGCAGCACGCCGACAACCCCGTGGAGTGGTGGCCCTGGGGTGAGGAGGCCTTCGCCGAGGCCCGCCGCCGAGACGTCCCCGTCCTGATCTCCGTGGGCTACGCGGCCTGCCACTGGTGCCACGTGATGGCCCACGAGTCCTTCGAGGACCTGGCGACCGCGAGCCGGATGAACGCCCTGTTCGTCAACATCAAGGTCGATCGGGAGGAGCGCCCCGACGTCGACGCCGTGTACATGGAGGCCACCCAGGCCATGACCGGCCAGGGCGGCTGGCCGATGACCGTGTTCGCCACCCCCGACGGCGCCCCGTTCTACTGCGGGACCTACTTCCCGCGCGACCACTTCCAGCGCCTGTGCGAAGGGGTGGCCGCCGCCTGGCGGGACAAGCGCGCCGACCTCCTCGACCAGGGAAAACGCGTGGTGGAGGCGCTCGGCGCCCCGCGTAGGCTGGCCACCTCCCCGCCGCCCACCGCCGCCGACCTGGACCTGGCCGTGCAGGCGCTGATCCGCGACTACGACGCCGTCAACGGCGGCTACGGCGACGAGCCCAAGTTCCCGCCGTCGATGCTGCTGTCCTTCCTCATCGCGCAGCACGAGCGGACCTTCCCGTTCCAGAGCGCGGACGAGGCCACCCCCGCCGCCCTGATGGCGGGCGGCACCGCCGTGGCCATGGCCCGGGGCGGCATGTACGACCAGATCGGCGGCGGCTTCGCCCGCTACTCGGTGGACAGCGGCTGGGTGGTCCCGCACTTCGAGAAGATGCTCTACGACAACGCCCTGCTGCTGCGCGCCTACACCCGCCTGGCCCGGCGGCCGGTGGGGACGGACCCGGCCGAGGCCGGCGAGCGGGCCCTGCTGCTGCGGGTGGCCCAGGAGACCGCGGACTGGATACTGCGCGACCTGCGCACACCCGAGGGCGGGTTCGCCTCGGCGCTGGACGCCGACAGCGAGGGCGAGGAGGGCACCTACTACGTGTGGACCCCCGCCCAGCTGACCGAGGTCCTGGGCGAGGAGGACGGCGCCTGGGCCGCGCACCTGTTCGGGGTGGGTGAGCAAGGCACCTTCGAACGCGGCTCCTCCGTGCTCCAGCTCCGCGAGGACCCCGACGACCCCGAACGCTACGACCGGGTGCGCGCCGCCCTGCTCGCCGCACGCGAGGACCGGGTCCCGCCAGCCCGCGACGACAAGGTGGTGGCCTCCTGGAACGGCCTGGCGATCGCCGCTCTGGCCGAGGCGGGCGCGCTGCTGGAGCGGCCCGCGTGGATCCGGGCGGCGCGGGAGACCGCGGACCTGGTCCTGGGCACCCACCTGCGGTACGGGCGCCTGGTGCGCACCTCCAGAGACGGCCGCCCCGGCCCCAGCGCAGGTGTGCTGGAGGACTACGCCAACCTCGCCGAGGGGCTGATCGCCCTGCACGGGGTCACCGGTGAGGCCCGCTACGTACGTGAGGCTGGCGGGCTGTTGGACACCGTCCTGGAACACTTCGGCGATGGCGAGGGCGGGTTCTACGACACCGCCGACGACGCCGAGAAGCTCTTCAGCCGCCCCCAGGACCCCACGGACAACGCCACCCCCTCGGGCCGCTTCGCCGCCGCCTCCGCGCTGCTGTCCTACGCGGCGCTGACCGGCAGCGAACGCCACCGCAACGCCGCCGAGGGCGCCCTGTCCGTGGTTCCGCTGCTGGCAGAGAAGGCGCCCCGCTTCGCCGGCTGGGGCCTGGCCACCGGCGAGGCGCTGCTCACCGGCCCGCGTGCCGTCGCCGTGGTGGGCGAGCCGGGCGTCCCGGAGACCGAGGAGCTGGTCCGTACGGTCCTGCGCTGGGCACCTCTGGGCACCGTCCTGTCCCGCGGCGACGGCGCCGAAAGCGGGGGAGTACCTCTGCTGGAACACCGCACCCCGCTGGAGGGGAAGCCCACGGCCTACGTCTGCGAGGGCTTCGTCTGCAAGCTTCCCGTCACCACCCCCGAGGACCTCAGAGCCCAGCTGACCGCGGACTGA
- a CDS encoding serine/threonine-protein kinase, whose amino-acid sequence MSQPEAFGRYRVIRRLGSGSFATVWLAQDDLLNYPVAIKVLAENWAHQMDIQHRFLEEARILRQTDSTWLVAVHDVDVLPDGRPYMVMTYADQGSVADLIHRGQLPLDEALRLLTEIGQGITVLHGHGTIHRDIKPSNVLLQSSPVGQRVLVADLGFAKAIDEASGFTAAAGTPGYMSPEQSIPGGDLDVRSDVYSLGAVAYELITGRPPSRPPVKVAPGRIRPGLPPALDELILSALSVDRESRPADAKTFTDRVRAIRMAPHLPEAVPWWQRYRMPWQRAGVLTAACVLMATGVSASLGAPGMSLTSVRNSTQEIRVDVPSVWAREFHTDHEARESVAEAGAAPGLLAATDTDEWHSTDVPAYGVYATVVPGAPGLSGVADTQPCEGQPEERAISNDGWEGTAWEWRECHDNGAFTSVAVHPPDTPKTVYLEIRQPDYRPDVVDEIIDRVELL is encoded by the coding sequence ATGAGCCAACCGGAGGCCTTCGGACGTTACCGTGTCATCCGGCGCCTGGGTTCCGGTTCCTTCGCCACCGTCTGGTTGGCTCAGGACGATCTGCTGAACTACCCGGTGGCCATCAAGGTACTAGCCGAGAACTGGGCGCACCAGATGGACATCCAGCACCGGTTCCTGGAGGAGGCGCGCATCCTGCGCCAGACCGACTCCACGTGGCTGGTCGCGGTCCACGACGTCGACGTGCTGCCCGACGGCCGCCCCTACATGGTGATGACCTACGCCGACCAGGGCAGCGTCGCCGACCTCATCCACCGAGGTCAGCTGCCCTTGGACGAGGCGCTGCGGCTGCTCACGGAGATCGGCCAGGGCATCACCGTGCTGCACGGCCACGGCACGATCCACCGGGACATCAAACCGTCCAACGTACTGCTCCAGTCCTCCCCTGTAGGCCAGCGCGTGCTGGTCGCCGACCTCGGTTTCGCGAAGGCGATCGACGAGGCCTCCGGCTTCACCGCGGCCGCCGGAACCCCCGGGTACATGTCCCCCGAGCAGAGCATCCCCGGCGGTGACCTGGACGTTCGCTCCGATGTGTACTCGCTCGGCGCGGTCGCCTACGAGCTCATCACCGGACGGCCGCCCTCCCGGCCGCCGGTAAAAGTCGCCCCTGGCCGGATTCGGCCAGGTTTGCCCCCGGCACTTGACGAACTGATCCTGTCCGCGCTGTCCGTGGACCGGGAGAGCCGCCCGGCCGACGCCAAGACCTTCACCGACCGGGTCAGGGCGATCCGTATGGCGCCCCACCTCCCCGAGGCCGTCCCCTGGTGGCAGCGCTACCGGATGCCCTGGCAGCGGGCGGGCGTCCTCACCGCGGCCTGCGTGCTCATGGCCACCGGGGTGAGCGCCTCCCTCGGCGCACCCGGCATGTCCCTGACCAGCGTCCGCAACTCCACCCAGGAGATACGGGTGGACGTGCCCTCGGTGTGGGCCCGCGAGTTCCACACCGACCACGAGGCCCGCGAGTCCGTCGCCGAGGCCGGAGCCGCCCCCGGGCTGCTCGCGGCCACCGACACCGACGAATGGCACTCCACCGACGTCCCGGCCTACGGGGTGTACGCCACGGTGGTGCCGGGCGCCCCCGGCCTGAGCGGCGTCGCCGACACCCAGCCCTGCGAGGGGCAGCCGGAAGAGCGCGCCATCAGCAACGACGGTTGGGAGGGCACGGCCTGGGAGTGGCGCGAGTGCCACGACAACGGGGCCTTCACCTCCGTGGCCGTACACCCGCCGGACACCCCCAAGACCGTCTACCTGGAGATCCGCCAGCCGGACTACCGCCCGGACGTGGTCGACGAGATCATCGACCGCGTAGAGCTGCTGTAG
- a CDS encoding RNA polymerase sigma factor: protein MSSSDNSENEATPAPRRRVASNVDEELEDLARRAKHGDAVALDDLLRRIQPEVLRRCARFLPYRQDAEEACQDALLRVARKIDSFKGDSLFTTWLYTVVSNSARQTYRSMKRRSAEFPTEAERMPHQRDPRTTSVIAGSRIDLLEAIEQLEKDRPNLVAPLVLRDLCQMDYNEIAAELNLALGTVKSRIHQGRKHVRKSLAVT, encoded by the coding sequence ATGAGCAGCAGTGACAACTCGGAGAACGAGGCGACCCCCGCCCCCCGGCGTCGGGTGGCCAGCAACGTGGACGAGGAGCTGGAGGACCTCGCCCGTCGGGCCAAACACGGTGACGCCGTGGCCCTGGACGACCTGCTCCGCCGGATCCAGCCCGAGGTGCTGCGCCGCTGCGCCCGGTTCCTGCCCTACCGGCAGGACGCCGAGGAAGCCTGCCAGGACGCTCTCCTGCGGGTGGCGCGCAAGATCGACAGCTTCAAGGGCGACTCCCTCTTCACCACGTGGCTCTACACCGTGGTGTCCAACTCCGCGCGGCAGACCTACCGCTCCATGAAGCGCCGTTCCGCCGAGTTCCCCACCGAGGCCGAGCGGATGCCGCACCAGCGGGACCCGCGCACCACCAGCGTCATCGCGGGTTCGCGGATCGACCTGCTGGAGGCGATCGAACAGCTGGAGAAGGACCGCCCCAACCTGGTGGCCCCGCTCGTCCTCCGGGACCTGTGCCAGATGGACTACAACGAGATCGCCGCCGAGCTGAACCTGGCCCTGGGAACAGTGAAGTCCCGTATTCACCAGGGACGTAAGCACGTGCGCAAATCCCTTGCCGTGACGTGA
- a CDS encoding isoprenyl transferase — protein sequence MGLRDPLYWLYERRLERGLTSQEIPRHVGVAMDGNRRWAKSSGLPGAEQGHQAGANKIFEVLGWCNEIGVQVVTLWMLSTDNLTRDEAELGPLVRIIEETIARLREEGWNTRPVGALDVLPDSTARALKEAEEATSGNPGLVVNVAVGYGGRREIADAVRSLLHEEAAKGTGIQELAERLDIEDIARHLYTRGQPDPDLLIRTSGEQRLSGFMLWQSVHSEFYFCEVFWPAFRRVDFLRALRAYGARNRRFGS from the coding sequence ATGGGGCTCCGTGACCCCCTGTACTGGCTGTACGAGCGACGTCTCGAACGTGGCCTGACCAGCCAGGAGATTCCCAGGCACGTCGGTGTGGCCATGGACGGCAACCGGCGCTGGGCCAAGAGCAGCGGTCTCCCGGGCGCCGAGCAAGGCCACCAGGCCGGGGCGAACAAGATCTTCGAGGTGCTCGGCTGGTGCAACGAGATCGGTGTGCAGGTCGTCACCCTGTGGATGCTGTCCACGGACAACCTCACCCGTGACGAGGCCGAACTCGGCCCGCTGGTGCGCATCATCGAGGAGACCATCGCCCGGCTGCGCGAGGAGGGCTGGAACACCCGGCCCGTCGGCGCGCTCGACGTCCTGCCTGATTCCACCGCCCGTGCCCTTAAAGAGGCGGAAGAGGCCACATCCGGCAACCCGGGTCTGGTTGTCAACGTCGCCGTCGGGTATGGGGGTAGACGTGAGATCGCTGACGCGGTTCGGTCCCTCCTGCACGAGGAGGCGGCCAAGGGCACCGGAATCCAGGAGCTGGCAGAGCGCCTGGACATCGAGGACATCGCTCGGCATCTCTACACGCGCGGACAACCCGATCCCGACCTGCTCATCCGCACCTCTGGCGAGCAGCGTCTCTCGGGTTTCATGCTGTGGCAGAGCGTGCACTCGGAGTTCTACTTCTGCGAGGTCTTCTGGCCTGCCTTCCGCAGAGTGGACTTCCTGCGTGCACTCCGTGCCTACGGCGCGCGCAACCGGCGCTTCGGCTCCTGA
- a CDS encoding PhoH family protein has protein sequence MASSSTDRRDTQPPTDPRTEVGEGTRVYVLDTSVLLADPMAMARFAEHEVVIPVVVITELESKRHHPELGYFARNALRRLDDLRVAHGRLDVAVPVNDHGGTLRVELNHSDPAILPAGFRLGDNDTRILTVARNLQVECAAEDSVVLVSKDLPMRIKASSIGLPADEYRAELAIEHGWTGMAELDVPAHNISELFSAGESQIEEARDLPCHTGLVLVSEQGKALGRVQADKSVKVVRGDRDVFGLKGRSAEQRIALDLLTDPDVGIVSLGGRAGTGKSALALCAGLEAVLERGQHRKVMVFRPLYAVGGQELGYLPGTENDKMTPWGQAVHDTLSAVTSEDVIEEIVDRGMLEVLPLTHIRGRSLHDAFVIVDEAQSLERNVLLTVLSRLGENSRVVLTHDIAQRDNLRVGRHDGVVAVIEKLKGHPLFSHVTLTRSERSPIAALVTEMLET, from the coding sequence GTGGCTAGTTCCTCGACCGATCGCCGTGACACCCAGCCCCCCACCGACCCCCGAACGGAGGTAGGAGAGGGCACGCGCGTCTACGTGCTCGACACCAGCGTCCTGCTCGCCGACCCGATGGCCATGGCCCGGTTCGCCGAGCACGAGGTCGTCATCCCCGTGGTGGTGATCACCGAGCTGGAGAGCAAGCGTCACCACCCGGAGCTCGGGTACTTCGCACGCAACGCGTTGCGCCGACTGGACGACCTGCGGGTCGCCCACGGCCGTCTGGACGTCGCCGTTCCGGTGAACGACCACGGCGGCACGCTCCGGGTCGAGCTCAACCACAGCGATCCGGCGATCCTGCCGGCGGGGTTCCGGCTCGGTGACAACGACACCCGGATCCTGACGGTCGCCCGCAACCTCCAGGTGGAGTGCGCGGCGGAGGATTCCGTGGTCCTGGTGAGCAAGGATCTGCCGATGCGGATCAAGGCCTCCTCGATCGGTCTGCCGGCCGACGAGTACCGGGCCGAGCTCGCCATCGAGCACGGGTGGACCGGGATGGCGGAGCTGGACGTGCCCGCCCACAACATCAGCGAACTGTTCTCCGCAGGGGAGAGCCAGATCGAGGAGGCCAGGGACCTGCCCTGCCACACCGGTCTGGTGCTCGTCTCCGAGCAGGGCAAGGCGCTGGGGCGGGTGCAGGCCGACAAGTCGGTGAAGGTGGTGCGCGGGGACCGGGACGTGTTCGGTCTGAAGGGGCGCAGCGCCGAGCAGCGGATCGCGCTCGACCTGCTCACCGACCCCGACGTCGGCATCGTGTCCCTGGGCGGTCGTGCGGGTACCGGCAAGTCGGCGCTGGCGCTGTGCGCCGGGCTGGAGGCCGTCCTGGAGCGCGGCCAGCACCGCAAGGTGATGGTCTTCCGTCCGCTTTACGCGGTGGGCGGCCAGGAACTGGGCTACCTGCCGGGCACCGAGAACGACAAGATGACGCCCTGGGGTCAGGCGGTGCACGACACCCTGTCCGCGGTGACCAGCGAGGACGTCATCGAGGAGATCGTGGACCGGGGGATGCTGGAGGTCCTGCCGCTCACGCACATCCGCGGCCGTTCGCTGCACGACGCCTTCGTGATCGTGGACGAGGCCCAGTCGCTGGAGCGCAACGTGCTGCTCACGGTGCTGTCCCGGCTGGGCGAGAACTCGCGGGTGGTGCTCACCCACGACATCGCCCAGCGCGACAACCTGCGGGTGGGCCGCCACGACGGGGTCGTCGCGGTGATCGAGAAGCTCAAGGGCCACCCGCTGTTCTCGCACGTGACCCTGACCCGCTCGGAGCGCTCGCCCATCGCCGCCCTGGTCACCGAGATGCTGGAGACCTAG